A single genomic interval of Streptomyces sp. NBC_00663 harbors:
- a CDS encoding TetR/AcrR family transcriptional regulator — protein sequence MARTKEFDPEAALQAALELFWRRGYEATSMSDLVEHLGIGRASLYATFGSKHELYLKALERYQERLPDLLGELSQPGPVLPAVRALVRRYADEATAENLRLSGCFITNTAAELAPHDPAAARQVERNWDHLETVLHSGLVRARAQGELPADRDPLTLARMLLVLLQGLKVVGKASPDPARVRDAAQQALALLD from the coding sequence ATGGCCAGGACCAAGGAGTTCGACCCCGAAGCCGCGCTACAGGCAGCTCTGGAGCTGTTCTGGCGGCGCGGCTACGAGGCGACGTCGATGTCCGACCTGGTCGAGCACCTCGGCATCGGCCGCGCGAGCCTCTACGCGACCTTCGGCAGCAAGCACGAGCTGTATCTGAAGGCACTGGAGCGCTATCAGGAGCGACTCCCCGACCTGCTCGGGGAGCTGTCCCAGCCGGGCCCGGTCCTGCCGGCCGTCCGGGCGCTCGTACGGCGTTACGCCGATGAGGCCACCGCCGAGAACCTGCGCCTGAGCGGCTGCTTCATCACCAACACGGCGGCCGAGCTGGCCCCGCACGACCCGGCCGCGGCCCGCCAGGTCGAGCGGAACTGGGACCACTTGGAGACGGTGCTGCACTCGGGCCTGGTCCGCGCGCGGGCGCAGGGCGAACTGCCCGCCGACCGCGATCCGCTGACGCTCGCCCGCATGCTGCTGGTCCTGCTCCAGGGCCTCAAGGTCGTGGGCAAGGCCTCGCCCGACCCCGCCCGGGTGCGGGACGCGGCGCAGCAGGCGCTGGCGCTGCTCGACTGA
- the nirD gene encoding nitrite reductase small subunit NirD, which translates to MTLAPETTDLKVQLQLDDSWFTVCDLNVLLPGRGVAALLPDGRQVALFRDRAGKLYAIDNRDPFGGAAVLSRGLTGSVQGRPFVASPLLKQRFDLETGECLDDEAVRITTYEVRAA; encoded by the coding sequence ATGACCCTGGCACCCGAGACCACCGACCTGAAGGTCCAGCTACAGCTCGACGACAGCTGGTTCACGGTCTGCGACCTGAACGTCCTGCTGCCGGGCCGCGGGGTCGCCGCCCTGCTGCCCGACGGCCGGCAGGTGGCCCTGTTCCGCGACCGCGCGGGCAAGCTGTACGCCATCGACAACCGCGACCCGTTCGGCGGCGCGGCGGTCCTCTCCCGCGGTCTGACCGGCTCCGTCCAGGGACGGCCGTTCGTGGCCTCGCCCCTGCTGAAGCAGCGCTTCGACCTGGAGACCGGGGAGTGCCTGGACGACGAGGCGGTACGGATCACGACGTACGAGGTCCGCGCCGCCTGA